One segment of Calliopsis andreniformis isolate RMS-2024a chromosome 1, iyCalAndr_principal, whole genome shotgun sequence DNA contains the following:
- the LOC143188487 gene encoding uncharacterized protein LOC143188487: MCEVAKDQRRRFRDQDPPRIYKRDTDSLMNGFEFSKSTPTSPTILQRASNLEKYFSEPEFFEKDREKRKKEKDPTGWESVPFNSIQNDSVKEVGTGDSTNLQNHATTENLLKELADKVPSSKRHDDQVISNGGSKGNTGSCDELTNGRSMAPVLGVPPPPPPAPHMGPDGLILPRKPYNPYLTSTNHKDLRRELLFNQKVGRNVLNQKSELQRALEKQREAASRREAERNREENYKDDPRTALQRAIEQRAKHIEMSLEQSQLVTEPLSNPLVTARAKLRSRTDSQ, from the exons ATGTGCGAAGTGGCAAAGGATCAGCGTAGAAGATTTCGAGATCAAGACCCGCCACGAATATACAAAAGGGACACCGATAGTTTGATGAACGGGTTTGAATTTTCAAAGTCGACACCGACCTCGCCAACTATTCTTCAACGAGCGTCCAATCTCGAAAAGTATTTTAGTGAACCCGAGTTCTTCGAAAAGGACCGAGAGAAACGGAAAAAAGAGAAAGATCCGACCGGTTGGGAAAGTGTCCCGTTCAATTCCATTCAAAATGATAGCGTCAAAGAAGTTGGTACAGGCGACTCGACCAATCTTCAGAATCACGCAACCACGGAGAATTTATTAAAGGAGCTCGCAGATAAAGTGCCTTCATCGAAGCGTCACGACGATCAG GTGATCTCTAACGGCGGTTCGAAGGGCAACACGGGCAGTTGCGACGAGTTAACAAACG GGAGAAGCATGGCACCGGTGCTGGGTGTACCGCCTCCGCCACCGCCTGCTCCTCACATGGGACCAGACGGCTTGATCTTGCCAAGGAAACCGTACAATCCCTACCTCACTTCCACTAATCATAAGGACCTTCGGAGAGAGTTACTCTTCAATCAGAAAGT AGGCAGAAACGTATTGAATCAGAAGAGCGAACTTCAACGAGCACTCGAGAAACAGAGAGAGGCTGCCTCCAGGAGGGAAGCTGAAAGAAATCGGGAAGAAAATTATAAGGACGATCCTAGAACTGCGTTGCAAAGGGCAATCGAGCAGAGGGCGAAACATATAGAGATGTCG TTAGAACAATCGCAGCTAGTAACGGAGCCACTGAGTAACCCTTTGGTAACGGCGAGGGCAAAACTGAGATCGCGTACAGATTCTCAATAA
- the Gammacop gene encoding coat protein (coatomer) gamma isoform X2, with translation MEATEAFFAMTKLFQSRDVILRRLVYLGIKELSSLAEDVIIVTSSLTKDMTGKEDLYRAAAIRALCNITDGGMLAAIERYMKQAIVDRSPAVSSAALVSSLHLTNVSGDVARRWANEAQEALYSTNVMVQYHALGVLYQARKSDKHAVMKLVTKLTRTCPKSPYATCMLIRMASKLVDEHDIGQEMLEFIEFCLRQKSEMVVYEAAHALVNHLGKSGIAPAISVLQLFCGSPKPALRFAAVRTLNKVAMTHPMAVTACNLDLENLITDSNRSIATLAITTLLKTGAESSVDRLMKQIASFVSEISDEFKVVVVQAIRALCQKFPRKHAVLMNFLSAMLRDEGGLEYKAAIADTIIAVMEGNAEAKEAGLAHLCEFIEDCEHISLAVRILHLLGQEGPTSKQPSRYIRFIYNRVILESASVRAAAVTALARFAAACPPLLPNVLVLLSRCQLDSDDEVRDRAAYYCAILQQQNDPTILPLVQPPLLSVPSLERALRNYMRTPMDEPFDISQIPTAQTVEEPVPIEVHAPVKQQQPRLTREESFMEKLSQIPHLAMVIRESSIHKSSSVFELTESETEYNVKCIKHTFTELLVLQFDCVNTLSDQLLEDVRVAIDPPPGYTIMCEVPCPRLPYNEPGTTYTVLKYPEDVHASVATIPTTLRFIARDCDPITGVPDAEQGYNDEYMLEDLEVTLADQVHGIGNKGLDFSNAWEAAVAKGFDKLEETFALGPSVTSLEGAIRSLTGFLGLDAVEQTNRVQANAAVHNLLLSGVFRGGKEVLARATLALSGTQVTMQLSVLCQDPDVAELIISSVG, from the exons ATGGAGGCTACCGAAGCATTTTTTGCCATGACCAAATTGTTTCAATCCAGAGATGTAATTCTAAGGAGGCTGGTCTATTTAGGCATTAAGGAACTCAGTTCGTTAGCGGAAGATGTGATTATAGTAACATCCAGTTTAACAAAAGATATGACAGGGAAAGAAGATTTATACAGAGCTGCTGCAATAAGAGCACTATGTAACATCACAGATGGTGGAATGTTGGCAGCCATCGAACGCTATATGAAACAAGCCATTGTCGATCGATCCCCTGCTGTTTCTAGCGCAGCCTTAGTCTCTTCTCTGCATCTGACCAACGTTTCTGGCGATGTAGCACGCAGATGGGCCAATGAAGCCCAAGAAGCCCTATATTCTACCAATGTAATGGTTCAATACCATGCTTTAGGGGTTTTATATCAAGCACGCAAATCGGACAAACATGCTGTAATGAAGTTAGTTACGAAACTTACAAGAACTTGTCCAAAGAGTCCTTACGCGACCTGTATGTTAATCAGAATGGCGTCGAAGTTGGTAGATGAGCACGACATAGGGCAAGAGATGTTAGAATTTATTGAATTCTGTCTTCGTCAAAAGTCCGAAATGGTCGTATACGAAGCAGCACATGCATTGGTTAATCATCTCGGTAAAAGCGGAATAGCACCTGCTATCAGTGTTCTGCAACTATTTTGCGGCTCACCTAAGCCAGCCTTAAGATTTGCTGCGGTGAGAACCCTAAACAAAGTTGCCATGACCCATCCAATGGCAGTTACTGCCTGCAATTTAGATTTAGAAAATCTAATTACAGATTCAAATAGATCGATTGCTACATTAGCAATCACTACTCTCCTAAAAACCGGAGCGGAGAGTTCGGTAGATCGATTGATGAAACAAATTGCAAGTTTTGTATCTGAAATATCAGACGAATTTAAAGTGGTAGTTGTACAAGCTATAAG AGCTCTATGTCAGAAGTTCCCTCGCAAACACGCGGTTCTAATGAACTTCCTGTCTGCAATGCTAAGAGACGAAGGAGGACTCGAATACAAAGCAGCAATTGCTGACACGATCATTGCAGTTATGGAAGGGAACGCTGAAGCAAAGGAAGCGGGCCTGGCTCATCTTTGCGAATTcatagaggattgcgaacacATTTCCCTCGCGGTTCGCATATTGCATTTGTTGGGCCAGGAAGGGCCGACGTCTAAGCAACCATCTAGATACATTCGTTTCATTTACAATCGTGTGATATTAGAAAGCGCTAGCGTACGCGCTGCTGCAGTCACTGCATTGGCGCGATTTGCTGCAGCATGTCCACCGTTGCTACCAAACGTATTGGTCTTGTTGTCTCGATGTCAGTTGGACTCCGATGATGAAGTTCGTGATCGTGCTGCGTATTACTGCGCTATTCTTCAGCAACAAAACGATCCAACTATCCTACCATTAGTGCAGCCTCCTCTTCTCTCTGTACCCAGTTTAGAAAGAGCTCTTCGAAATTACATGCGAACGCCTATGGATGAACCGTTTGACATCTCACAG ATACCAACCGCACAAACGGTGGAAGAACCAGTGCCAATAGAAGTACATGCACCTGTTAAACAGCAACAACCGCGCTTGACGCGGGAGGAAAGTTTTATGGAAAAATTGTCGCAGATACCACACTTGGCAATGGTTATTCGCGAGTCTTCGATTCACAAGTCATCATCGGTGTTTGAGTTAACGGAATCGGAAACGGAATACAACGTGAAATGTATCAAACACACGTTCACGGAACTCCTTGTTCTGCAATTCGATTGCGTTAACACGCTTTCCGATCAGTTGCTCGAAGACGTTAGAGTGGCGATCGATCCACCACCTGG CTATACGATTATGTGTGAGGTCCCTTGTCCTCGTTTGCCGTACAATGAACCAGGAACAACGTATACAGTATTAAAATATCCAGAAGATGTTCACGCCAGCGTAGCTACCATTCCTACAACTTTACGGTTCATCGCTCGCGATTGTGATCCTATAACAGGTGTCCCGGATGCCGAACAAGGATATAACGATGAATATATG ctGGAAGATTTGGAAGTTACTCTAGCAGATCAGGTTCATGGAATAGGAAATAAAGGATTAGATTTCAGCAATGCGTGGGAAGCAGCCGTCGCAAAAGGATTCGATAAATTAGAAGAGACTTTCGCTCTAGGTCCATCTGTAACTAGCTTAGAAGGAGCGATCCGGAGCCTGACAGGATTTTTGGGCTTGGATGCTGTAGAACAGACTAATAGAGTCCAAGCAAACGCTGCTGTGCACAATTTATTGCTAAGCGGGGTTTTTAGAGGAGGAAAAGAAGTTCTTGCACGCGCAACGTTAGCATTATCTGGCACTCAAGTAACAATGCAATTGTCCGTTCTATGTCAAGATCCAGACGTCGCTGAATTGATAATATCTTCTGTAGGATAA
- the Und gene encoding methionyl aminopeptidase und — MAAMLDEQKLEHEEKKEIVNEEDTAGALEKTKKGKKKKHKKKKAGAGEVSADVPEGEEVKTVENNAPGKESNTEVAENDAETEDDKKKKKKHKSRGKTGGPKQQTDPPSIPVSELFPDGNFPIGEIMDHPPVEGIDERTARNRFTSEEARALDRMHNDIYNEARQAAEAHRQTRKHIMDWVKSGMTMKEICGELESTARKLIGENGLKAGLAFPTGCSKNYIAAHYTPNSDDDSIVEYDDVTKIDFGTHINGRIIDCAFTLYFNPKYDKLIEAVRDATNTGIKAAGIDVRLCSVGCAIQEVMESYEIELNGKTFPIKSIRNLNGHSIAPYRIHAGKTVPIVRGGEATRMEENEFYAIETFGSTGKGIVHDDLYCSHYMKSFDAGFVPLRLQSSKSLLNTINKHYGTLAFCKRWLDGIGCTKYNMALKDLCDKGVVDAYPPLADIKGCYTAQFEHTLVLRPTCKEVISRGDDY, encoded by the exons ATGGCTGCCATGTTGGACGAGCAAAAGTTGGAGCATGAGGAAAAGAAGGAAATTGTCAACGAGGAAGATACAGCTGGTGCGTTAGAAAAAACCAAAaagggaaaaaagaagaaacataAAAAGAAGAAGGCCG GAGCTGGAGAAGTTAGCGCAGATGTTCCAGAGGGGGAAGAGGTTAAAACAGTAGAGAATAATGCACCAGGAAAAG AAAGTAATACAGAGGTGGCAGAAAATGATGCAGAAACTGAAGAtgacaaaaaaaagaaaaagaaacacaAGTCTCGTGGAAAAACTGGGGGTCCCAAACAGCAAACAGATCCACCATCCATTCCTGTGTCAGAGTTATTTCCTGATGGAAACTTTCCAATTGGAGAGATAATGGATCATCCTCCAGTTGAAGGTATAGACGAAAGAACGGCTAGAAATCGCTTCACAAGTGAGGAGGCACGAGCTCTCGATAGAATGCATAACGATATTTACAATGAAGCCAGACAAGCAGCTGAAGCTCACAGGCAAACAAGGAAACACATTAtggattgg GTGAAATCAGGAATGACTATGAAAGAGATTTGTGGCGAATTGGAAAGTACAGCAAGAAAATTGATAGGAGAAAATGGTTTAAAAGCTGGACTAGCTTTCCCAACTGGCTGTTCCAAGAATTATATTGCAGCTCATTATACTCCAAACTCTGATGATGACAGCATTGTGGAATACGACGACGTGACCAAAATAGATTTTGGTACACACATTAATGGTCGAATTATCGATTGCGCATTTACATTATACTTTAATCCAAAGTATGATAAGTTGATCGAAGCGGTCCGTGATGCTACCAATACTGGGATTAAGGCTGCTGGTATCGATGTTCGACTGTGTTCCGTTGGTTGTGCGATTCAGGAGGTCATGGAATCATACGAGATTGAATTGAATGGCAAAACTTTTCCA ATAAAATCAATTAGAAATCTGAATGGTCATTCTATTGCGCCATATCGCATCCATGCAGGAAAAACTGTGCCCATAGTTAGAGGCGGTGAAGCTACTAGAATGGAGGAAAATGAGTTTTATGCCATTGAAACTTTCGGATCGACTGGAAAGGGTATCGTTCATGATGATTTGTACTGTTCTCACTACATGAAGAGTTTTGATGCTGGTTTTGTTCCTTTGAGATTGCAGAGTAGCAAATCTTTACTGAATACTATCAACAAacattatg GTACTCTGGCATTTTGCAAACGATGGCTAGATGGAATCGGTTGCACGAAGTATAATATGGCTTTGAAGGATCTCTGTGACAAAGGCGTAGTAGATGCTTACCCACCTTTGGCCGACATTAAGGGATGTTATACTGCTCAGTTTGAGCATACCCTTGTCTTACGCCCAACGTGTAAAGAAGTTATATCCCGCGGAGACGATTATTAA
- the Snsl gene encoding snustorr snarlik, giving the protein MSSTKNILTKFCILLLFHNLATCLIIPEELPTILSLIYSNIPPIKKGTDSRIGVGFRLGEHADFQVLVELGPQTKTDPIGNAASNSKRRRDAMFDAAMRGELGSLAQAIAKYQLERKLQKELEKFNKTKEKVESIESDNKETTASEWLTKWSKEMVSPSEDQASLDSFIGEKDSKSSTGNDKTVQRIGRPPLLNNIKIDNVKIDDLTKLYKLQSSKMNESSKKNN; this is encoded by the exons ATGTCGAGCACGAAGAACATATTGACGAAATTCTGCATTCTCCTACTTTTTCATAATC TTGCAACGTGTCTGATTATCCCTGAGGAGTTGCCCACGATACTTTCGCTGATCTACTCCAATATCCCACCTATAAAGAAAG GTACCGACTCGAGAATTGGCGTAGGATTTCGACTCGGCGAGCATGCTGATTTTCAAGTACTCGTAGAACTCGGACCGCAAACTAAAACCGATCCGATTGGTAACGCGGCTTCGAACTCTAAAAGGCGTCGAGAC GCTATGTTCGATGCTGCAATGAGAGGAGAACTTGGATCGCTAGCTCAAGCAATTGCCAAGTATCAATTAGAACGTAAATTGCAGAAAGAACTGGAGAAATTCAATAAGACGAAGGAGAAGGTAGAGTCTATAGAAAGCGACAATAAGGAG ACAACAGCTAGCGAGTGGTTAACAAAGTGGAGCAAAGAGATGGTATCGCCGTCTGAAGATCAAGCCTCATTAGATAGCTTCATCGGTGAAAAAGATTCAAAAAGTTCTACAGGAAACGATAAGACTGTCCAGAGGATAGGCCGACCTccattattaaataatataaagattgaTAACGTAAAGATAGATGATCTAACAAAATTGTATAAACTACAAAGTAGCAAGATGAACGAATcgagtaaaaagaataattga
- the LOC143179581 gene encoding protein ST7 homolog, giving the protein MALLFTSMWDSTMFLSTLTPKFYVALTGTSSLISGLILVFEWWYFRKYGTSFIEQVSLNHISPWIGGGDSGSDGSNSGLNGSTSNQQNVPECKVWRNPINLFRGAEYQRFYWATNKEPLTYYDMNLSAQDHQTFFTCEGDTGKAEYEIMQTAWRERNPVVRIKAAHSALERNPDCAPAYILLAEEEATTIVEAEKILKQALKVAENNYRKSQSTQHQGSIAEAIHRRDTNVLIYIKRRLAMCARKLGKLKEAVKMFRDLTKEVPPIMNVLNIHENLIEALLEMQAYADVQAVLAKYDDISLPKSATICYTAALLKARVVADKFSTDIASKRGLTTPEMIAVEAIHRAVEFNPHVPKYLLEMKPLILPPEHVLKRGDSEAIAYAFFHLAHWKHMEGALNLLHCTWEGTFRMLPYPLERGHLFYPYPTCTECADRELLPSFHDVSVYPKKELPFFILFTAGLCSFTALLALLTHQYPDTMGVVARSMLAWFSHPFYYILDKLEAILPSNLLQQLSRI; this is encoded by the exons ATGGCCCTATTATTCACAAGCATGTGGGACTCTACAATGTTTTTGAGCACCTTAACCCCAAAATTTTACGTCGCCTTGACTGGAACGTCATCTCTAATTTCTGGATTGATTCTTGTTTTCGAATGGTGGTACTTCAGAAAATATGGAACATCTTTTATCGAACAAGTATCTTTGAATCATATTTCTCCATGGATTGGTGGAGGTGACAGTGGATCGGATGGGAGTAATTCAGGTTTAAATGGATCGACATCAAATCAACAAAATGTACCAGAATGTAAAGTTTGGCGTAATCCAATAAATTTGTTTCGAGGCGCGGAATATCAAAGATTTTATTGGGCTACAAATAAAGAACCGTTAACATATTATGATATGAATTTATCTGCCCAGGATCATCAAACATTTTTCACCTGTGAGGGTGATACAG GTAAGGCTGAATATGAAATCATGCAAACAGCTTGGAGGGAACGCAATCCAGTAGTACGAATAAAAGCAGCGCATAGTGCTCTTGAACGTAATCCTGATTGTGCACCTGCTTATATATTGCTAGCAGAAGAAGAAGCTACTACTATAGTAGAAGCAGAAAAAATTTTGAAGCAGGCGTTAAAAGTAGcagaaaataattatagaaaGTCTCAAAGTACTCAACACCAAGGATCGATTGCAGAAGCCATACACAGAAGAGATACAAATGTATTAATATACATTAAACGGCGATTAGCTATGTGTGCTAGAAAATTAGGAAAACTAAAAGAAGCAGTAAAGATGTTTAGAGATCTAACGAAAGAAGTTCCACCAATTATGAATGTATTAAATATTCATGAGAATTTAATCGAAGCTTTGTTGGAAATGCAAGCATATGCAGACGTCCAAGCAGTATTAGCAAAATACGACGATATAAGTCTACCGAAATCAGCTACTATTTGTTATACCGCCGCATTATTGAAAGCGCGAGTAGTAGCTGATAAATTTTCAACAGATATTGCTAGTAAGCGAGGTTTAACAACTCCAGAAATGATAGCAGTTGAAGCTATTCATAGAGCTGTTGAATTTAATCCTCATGTACCAAAATACTTATTAGAAATGAAACCTTTAATTTTACCGCCAGAACATGTATTAAAAAGAGGGGATTCAGAGGCGATAGCTTATGCATTCTTTCATCTTGCTCATTGGAAACATATGGAAGGTGCCCTCAATTTACTCCATTGTACATGGGAAGGTACATTTAGAATGTTGCCGTATCCTTTGGAAAGAGGACATTTATTTTACCCATATCCGACTTGTACGGAATGTGCGGATCGTGAACTTTTACCTTCGTTTCATGATGTGAGTGTTTATCCCAAAAAGGAGTtgccattttttattttattcacagCAGGTCTATGTTCCTTTACTGCATTGTTAGCGCTTTTAACGCATCAGTATCCTGATACGATGGGTGTAGTTGCACGATCAATGCTTGCCTGGTTTTCTCAtccattttattacattttagacAAATTGGAAGCAATTTTGCCTTCTAATTTATTACAACAGCTCTCTAGAATATAA
- the Gammacop gene encoding coat protein (coatomer) gamma isoform X1 codes for MNAFKRDKKEEEDGGGNPFQNLEKTTVLQEARTFNDTPVNPRKCAHILTKILYLLNQGEQLGTMEATEAFFAMTKLFQSRDVILRRLVYLGIKELSSLAEDVIIVTSSLTKDMTGKEDLYRAAAIRALCNITDGGMLAAIERYMKQAIVDRSPAVSSAALVSSLHLTNVSGDVARRWANEAQEALYSTNVMVQYHALGVLYQARKSDKHAVMKLVTKLTRTCPKSPYATCMLIRMASKLVDEHDIGQEMLEFIEFCLRQKSEMVVYEAAHALVNHLGKSGIAPAISVLQLFCGSPKPALRFAAVRTLNKVAMTHPMAVTACNLDLENLITDSNRSIATLAITTLLKTGAESSVDRLMKQIASFVSEISDEFKVVVVQAIRALCQKFPRKHAVLMNFLSAMLRDEGGLEYKAAIADTIIAVMEGNAEAKEAGLAHLCEFIEDCEHISLAVRILHLLGQEGPTSKQPSRYIRFIYNRVILESASVRAAAVTALARFAAACPPLLPNVLVLLSRCQLDSDDEVRDRAAYYCAILQQQNDPTILPLVQPPLLSVPSLERALRNYMRTPMDEPFDISQIPTAQTVEEPVPIEVHAPVKQQQPRLTREESFMEKLSQIPHLAMVIRESSIHKSSSVFELTESETEYNVKCIKHTFTELLVLQFDCVNTLSDQLLEDVRVAIDPPPGYTIMCEVPCPRLPYNEPGTTYTVLKYPEDVHASVATIPTTLRFIARDCDPITGVPDAEQGYNDEYMLEDLEVTLADQVHGIGNKGLDFSNAWEAAVAKGFDKLEETFALGPSVTSLEGAIRSLTGFLGLDAVEQTNRVQANAAVHNLLLSGVFRGGKEVLARATLALSGTQVTMQLSVLCQDPDVAELIISSVG; via the exons ATGAATGCTTTTAAACGCGACAAAAAGGAGGAAGAAGATG GTGGAGGAAACCCGTTTCAAAATTTGGAGAAGACAACTGTTCTTCAAGAAGCTCGTACTTTCAATGACACTCCTGTCAATCCAAGAAAATGTGCTCACATTCTCACAAAAATATTGTACCTATTGAATCAAGGTGAACAGTTAGGCACAATGGAGGCTACCGAAGCATTTTTTGCCATGACCAAATTGTTTCAATCCAGAGATGTAATTCTAAGGAGGCTGGTCTATTTAGGCATTAAGGAACTCAGTTCGTTAGCGGAAGATGTGATTATAGTAACATCCAGTTTAACAAAAGATATGACAGGGAAAGAAGATTTATACAGAGCTGCTGCAATAAGAGCACTATGTAACATCACAGATGGTGGAATGTTGGCAGCCATCGAACGCTATATGAAACAAGCCATTGTCGATCGATCCCCTGCTGTTTCTAGCGCAGCCTTAGTCTCTTCTCTGCATCTGACCAACGTTTCTGGCGATGTAGCACGCAGATGGGCCAATGAAGCCCAAGAAGCCCTATATTCTACCAATGTAATGGTTCAATACCATGCTTTAGGGGTTTTATATCAAGCACGCAAATCGGACAAACATGCTGTAATGAAGTTAGTTACGAAACTTACAAGAACTTGTCCAAAGAGTCCTTACGCGACCTGTATGTTAATCAGAATGGCGTCGAAGTTGGTAGATGAGCACGACATAGGGCAAGAGATGTTAGAATTTATTGAATTCTGTCTTCGTCAAAAGTCCGAAATGGTCGTATACGAAGCAGCACATGCATTGGTTAATCATCTCGGTAAAAGCGGAATAGCACCTGCTATCAGTGTTCTGCAACTATTTTGCGGCTCACCTAAGCCAGCCTTAAGATTTGCTGCGGTGAGAACCCTAAACAAAGTTGCCATGACCCATCCAATGGCAGTTACTGCCTGCAATTTAGATTTAGAAAATCTAATTACAGATTCAAATAGATCGATTGCTACATTAGCAATCACTACTCTCCTAAAAACCGGAGCGGAGAGTTCGGTAGATCGATTGATGAAACAAATTGCAAGTTTTGTATCTGAAATATCAGACGAATTTAAAGTGGTAGTTGTACAAGCTATAAG AGCTCTATGTCAGAAGTTCCCTCGCAAACACGCGGTTCTAATGAACTTCCTGTCTGCAATGCTAAGAGACGAAGGAGGACTCGAATACAAAGCAGCAATTGCTGACACGATCATTGCAGTTATGGAAGGGAACGCTGAAGCAAAGGAAGCGGGCCTGGCTCATCTTTGCGAATTcatagaggattgcgaacacATTTCCCTCGCGGTTCGCATATTGCATTTGTTGGGCCAGGAAGGGCCGACGTCTAAGCAACCATCTAGATACATTCGTTTCATTTACAATCGTGTGATATTAGAAAGCGCTAGCGTACGCGCTGCTGCAGTCACTGCATTGGCGCGATTTGCTGCAGCATGTCCACCGTTGCTACCAAACGTATTGGTCTTGTTGTCTCGATGTCAGTTGGACTCCGATGATGAAGTTCGTGATCGTGCTGCGTATTACTGCGCTATTCTTCAGCAACAAAACGATCCAACTATCCTACCATTAGTGCAGCCTCCTCTTCTCTCTGTACCCAGTTTAGAAAGAGCTCTTCGAAATTACATGCGAACGCCTATGGATGAACCGTTTGACATCTCACAG ATACCAACCGCACAAACGGTGGAAGAACCAGTGCCAATAGAAGTACATGCACCTGTTAAACAGCAACAACCGCGCTTGACGCGGGAGGAAAGTTTTATGGAAAAATTGTCGCAGATACCACACTTGGCAATGGTTATTCGCGAGTCTTCGATTCACAAGTCATCATCGGTGTTTGAGTTAACGGAATCGGAAACGGAATACAACGTGAAATGTATCAAACACACGTTCACGGAACTCCTTGTTCTGCAATTCGATTGCGTTAACACGCTTTCCGATCAGTTGCTCGAAGACGTTAGAGTGGCGATCGATCCACCACCTGG CTATACGATTATGTGTGAGGTCCCTTGTCCTCGTTTGCCGTACAATGAACCAGGAACAACGTATACAGTATTAAAATATCCAGAAGATGTTCACGCCAGCGTAGCTACCATTCCTACAACTTTACGGTTCATCGCTCGCGATTGTGATCCTATAACAGGTGTCCCGGATGCCGAACAAGGATATAACGATGAATATATG ctGGAAGATTTGGAAGTTACTCTAGCAGATCAGGTTCATGGAATAGGAAATAAAGGATTAGATTTCAGCAATGCGTGGGAAGCAGCCGTCGCAAAAGGATTCGATAAATTAGAAGAGACTTTCGCTCTAGGTCCATCTGTAACTAGCTTAGAAGGAGCGATCCGGAGCCTGACAGGATTTTTGGGCTTGGATGCTGTAGAACAGACTAATAGAGTCCAAGCAAACGCTGCTGTGCACAATTTATTGCTAAGCGGGGTTTTTAGAGGAGGAAAAGAAGTTCTTGCACGCGCAACGTTAGCATTATCTGGCACTCAAGTAACAATGCAATTGTCCGTTCTATGTCAAGATCCAGACGTCGCTGAATTGATAATATCTTCTGTAGGATAA